The region GCGATCGTCCGGGGTATGCCTTTTATGCCGCAGGCCGTATCACGCAGGATAACCCGCTGGTAAAGGAAGCCCGGGACAGCGGTGTGACGCTGCTGGGGTTTGTTAGCCTGGAAGACTTCATGCAGCAGGTGGATGTGGTGGTGCTGCCGGTGAAATGGCATGAGCCGTTCGGCCGGGTAGTAGTGGAAAGCATCTTTTATGGAAAAGTGGTGCTGACTAACCGAATGGGGGCGGTCAGCGAATTATCGTCCCTGCTGCCGAATGTCTATTTTATGGAAGAGTGCTCGCTCGAAGAGGTTATCGATAAACATATCGAACCACTCGGCCCCGAAACATTACATGCTTTTACACCTGATGCTATCGCTGGGGAATTTGAAAAGGTCTATATGAAAATGCTTATACCCGAAAGCCGACGGCACGATTTATCGCCTGCGGAATATAAAGAGTAATAAAAAAATAAAGAATACGGTTTTTAGATTGGCTGGTTTTTGGAAAAAAGGAATCCGGAAACAATCACTATCTTTTATTTAAACGGTTACACCATTCGGTGTAACCGGAAGGGGATGTCATTCATGTATGTAAATACACGTAATTTGCTGGGGCATACTACCGGCGTGCAACGCTATACCAGGAAGATTATTGATTATATTTCCACTGTCGGCGTCAGGGTGGCATCAATACAGCCTGATAATATTATTTATGGCATGAAAGGACATTTATGGGAGCAATTTTCCCTGCCGCGGAAAATTGCCTCACGGGAAATATTGTGGTCACCCTGTAATACCGGGCCGCTGCTGATTAAAAAACAGATTGTCACTATTCACGACACCGTGCCTTTTGATCATCCGGAATGGCTGAATAAGAAATTCGTCGCCTGGTATCAATTCATGCAGCCACGGCTGGCGAAAAAGGTGGAGCACATCATCACCATCTCCGAATTTTCCAAGGAACGCATCATGCACCATTTACGTGTGCCGGAGAGCAAGGTTTCGGTGATTTACAACGGTGTGGACGTGCTACAGCCGGATGCCGGCGGGAGTGCCACGGAAAAAAATGCGTCGGTGGTGGACGGCGACTACCTGCTGTCGGTGGGTTCGCTGGAGCCACGAAAGAATATTCCCCGATTAATCAACGCATTTTTGCGTTTCAGGCAGGAAAGCGGTTCCGACATCCGGCTGGTGATTGTGGGTAAGAAAGGCGTATCGCGGGTCTTCGGGGATGACGGCGCCGAAGCACTGGTCGACAGCGATGCGGTGATTTTTACCGGCCATGTCAGCGATGAGGCGCTGGTGAGCCTGTACCAGCATGCGCGCGGCTTCTGCTACCCC is a window of Dickeya solani IPO 2222 DNA encoding:
- a CDS encoding glycosyltransferase family 4 protein, translated to MYVNTRNLLGHTTGVQRYTRKIIDYISTVGVRVASIQPDNIIYGMKGHLWEQFSLPRKIASREILWSPCNTGPLLIKKQIVTIHDTVPFDHPEWLNKKFVAWYQFMQPRLAKKVEHIITISEFSKERIMHHLRVPESKVSVIYNGVDVLQPDAGGSATEKNASVVDGDYLLSVGSLEPRKNIPRLINAFLRFRQESGSDIRLVIVGKKGVSRVFGDDGAEALVDSDAVIFTGHVSDEALVSLYQHARGFCYPSMYEGFGLPPLEAMCYGLPVLTSNTTSMKELCEQRAILVDPLSVESIAEGIHQLVTGQGPAGMQKKGEAFAQSLTWKQCASETLRVLGH